CCAGCTGGCGGCGACACGGTTTCGCGAAAGCGGCTCGTCACCCCCGACGGCCAGCGCACCGATCGGTTGTAGCGCAGCATCCAGCGCGGTGCGCAAGGCAGGATAATCCCTGCGAATGGTGTTGCTCGCTCCGTCCAGTGCCAGCAACACGCCGCGTTCGAGCAACGCAAGCTGATCGGCGTACAGGTCACGAAACAGGCCGGAGGTGGTGAACATCAGGTCGCGTCGCTCGCGGTGCTTGGCAAGCGGTTGTCGTTTCAGTCCTTCGACGATCCCGCGACTGTTCCACACCGGCTCGACGCCGAGCAGATCGAGGCCGAACGCCACCATGGCACCTTCGTCTCGCACCGTGTCCGAAGCCCAAAGAATGACCGCTTCGCGGCCGCCCTCCGGCATGGGACGCTCACGGGCGCGGTCCGCCAGCTCCTGTCCGATCCGCCACCCGATGCGACTCGGCAACAGACTGCTATCCAGCGCATGGAAGTTACGGCCCGTCGGCAGCGCCTCAGGCGTGCGGATCGGGTCATTGCCCTTGCCCGGCGCAACGAAGCCACCCTCGAGCGCATGGATCAGGGCCGCCATTTCCGCGTCCGGAGAATCGACCAGCGCCTGGCGGTACTGGGTCCGCTCGGTACCCATCGATGCCATCAGCGTATCCACCGCCTCATCGGCCCAGGGCTTGCCAAACACGTGCAGGCCGAGCGGCATGAAGCGCTCCTGAATGTTGGTCAGGTAGTGGCCAACCTCGTGAACCAGGAGCTCGTCGTCGGCCTGCTCGAAATCGATGCCGCGAGCGGCGAGTGGCTCGGCCATGGAGTCGCGCAGTTCGGGCTCCAGCCCGGATTGGCTGACCAGCCGCTTGATCTCGGCGATGGTGGCACGCCGGGCGGGCCCTTCGGTGCCTCCGGCTCCGGCCTCGAAGCTCTCGATCAGCTGACGCAACGTGAGCAGATCGTCGTATAGCGGCGTCGCGACCAGGGGCGGGGTAAGGTGATCGATCATCACGGCCAGCCCTCGACGCTTGGCCTGGATGCCCTCACCCACACCGTCGACGATGTAGGGATAGAGGCTCGGCAGGTCGCTGACGATCTGCATCGGATAATCCTCTGCGCTCAGCCCCGCACGACGCCGCGGCAGAAACTCGTAGGTGGAATGCCGGCCCAGATGCACCAGGGCATCGGCCTTGAAGCCGTCCCGCAGCCAGTGATAAAAGCCCAGGTACTGGTGCGGTGGTGGAAAGACCAGGTTGGCATGGAGCAATTCCTCATCGACCTCCCAGCCACGCGGTGGCTGTGGCCCGAGAAAGACATTACCCAGGCGTAAACCGGGGAAAACCATCCGATCTCCTTGCACCATTACCTGCCCCGGCGCTTCGCCCCACCCTCTCAACCCCTCGATGCCCGTCGCCGCCAGCGCCTCGATCAGCTCATCCGCTTCGCCCCAGCTGGCCAACCCTGGTTGCTCGAGCGCGCGCTCATAGAATTCCTCGAGTTGCCCGAGCAATCTCAGCGCGCGGTCCCTCGCCGGATGCTCGACACCGTCGAGTAGGTGATGCAACTCGCTGGAGCCGTCGCGCAAGGTCTGTCGGGCAATTTCCAAGTGGGACGCCTGCAGCGCCCTGCGCATCTGGGCGTTCCAGTAACCGAGGGGGCCGTGCTCCATCTCCGCCTGGAGGGCCGACGGCAACGTACGGAACCAGCGCAGGTATTCGTCCCGGTCGAGTCCCGGGACCTTCGGCGCCATCGCTGCCAAGGCGTCCCCCTGCTCGGGGAGATTCACGCCCTGCTCTTGCAACAAGCCCAGCAGCGCCTCGGAGGTTGCCGGTAGCTCGCCTGTGTTGTAGCCCTCGGCCTTCAGGCGCCGCAGGATGGCGAGCAGCGATTGCGGCACGTCCAGGTTGTCGGCACCAATGTTGTGGCGCCCTGGTGGATGGTTGTAATAGATGATGGCGACCCGCTTGTTCTGGTTGGCCTTGCGCTGCAACTGTTGCCAATGATGGATTCGCGCGGCAAGCGCCTCGACACGGGAAGGCAACGGCTGGCTGAAACCGAAACGGATGCCGGAATTGGGGTCGATTTGCGCTGGCTCCCAGGCTGCCAGAACCATCGGCTGACTGCTGCCTTGCAGCTCTGGCATGGCGAGCTGGTAATGAACCTTGTCACGCCCAAGCCCGTCGCTGGAAAGCTGCCAGGCATTCTCGTCGCGGTCATCCAGGCGCACGGCCTTGATGACTGGCACATCGAGGCGCTGGAGTATGTCGGTTGCTTGCTGCCGCCCTTCGCCGCCGCCGAGCACGAAGTCTTGCAGCACGACCACGGCAGCCAGGGGTGGATGTGCGCCGCTTTCCAGCCATTTCAGCGCTTGCAACGTCCCATCGCCCCAGCCGCCGAGCAGACTGACGCAGGCAATGTCGCGCTGTTGCAGCGTCTGGCAGAGTGCGTCGTTGAGGTCGGCGTCGCCTCGCCGATCGGCTCGGCCATGATCGATCACCGCGACCATGCTATCGCCGCGCCAGACGAGTTCAGAGGCGTCGAGCGTGCGCCCATCCTGATAGAAGCGTAGCGCCGGACGCGCCTCGGCAGGCATGACCTGCCGCGAACCCTTCTCGTCGGACAGCCAGCTCAGCAAGCGCGCGATGTTCTCGCTCCCCCCTGAAACCCAGTAGCTGCGCGCTTCGATCCACTCGGCCTGGTCAGGATTGGCATCGCCCAGCGCGCGCACCCAGTTGGCCAGATCCTCACCAGGCTTTTCCGCGCCGAGGCGTGTTGCCTGTTCACGATCGCGGAACACGGGCCTGCCGTCGATACGGCTCATCGCAACCAGCCCCTGATCGCTGTGCATGATGTAGCGGTCGCCGGAACTGTGCCCTTCGAGCAGCGGCCGCAAGCGCTCGACTTCCGGCCCGAAGACGCCGACGGCAAGCAGCGTGGCGCCGCCCTCCAGCCATTCGCCCACGCGCGCATCAGGCCACTCGCTCAACTGTTCTGGAGTACGGGCGTCGATGATTGCATCCGGTTGGCGCGCTTTGAGCAGGGCCACTGCCGAGGCGAATTCAGCCGCGCTGTACTGCGAGATGATCGCCTTGATCTGCCCGGCTTGAACAAGCGGCGCGAGCAGCAGGGAAAACACCAAACCCGCCCAGCGAAAAACGATAGACATGCCCACTCCGTCTCGAGACGCGCGGGCGGCAGAACGGCCACACGACCCGTGACAGGCGCAAGGCATTCTGAGGATGTCGCCCACCGCGACAGTTCCTGGGGAGTACGGGCTGGTATCGGGCTCAGTCGAAGGTTCGACTCTACCGTTGCGGGGGCAGCATCAGCTTGGCACTGATTTCCCATTTAACCCGAACCTTGATCCGGGCACCGCGTGCTCCATGAAGGCGCGCACCTTACGCCGCACCCCCAACAAGATCAAGCAGCCAGGCCCGGCGGCCGATACGCTCAGGACGCCGATGCGACGGCGCGTCTGATGATGACTAGACTTCGGATGACTCAGTCATCCCGGGGCCGCCATGAACGACGATAAGCAACCCAAATCACTTACGTTTCGGCAAATGCTGCAAAGCGTTCTGGCAGGCGCGCTCGGTGTGCAGAGCGGAAAGAACAGAGAAAGGGATTTCAGTCAGGGAAAACCCAGCCATTTCATCCTGCTGGGTGTCGGCTTCACGGTGGCGTTCGTGCTGATCATCCTCGGCGTGGTGAAGCTGGTGCTGTATCTTGCCGGGCTGTGACAGCCCGGCTGCTCGGGCCTCCTTTACTGGTGACTGACCCAGAAAACAGCGGTCGCAACCACTAGCAGAATCAAGACGAATATCGCGGTCGCATCTGCCCTGCTGTCGTTTCCGCCGCGATGGGAATGCTCGGACATGGCTGCTCTCCTAGTTTATCGGCATCATCGATGCCCAGGTTGCTAGCAGTTAAGACCACGCTGGCGAGGCGCTCAAGGACCGGCAATGCAAATGCCCAAAACGCAGCGTTTCGTTCTAAACATATTCCCAAACATCACTTTTACGCATAAACGCTAACTGGTATCGTGCCGGCCTTCCCTAAAACGGGTGCGCGGCCGTGCGCGCAAAAAGCTGTAGACAGCCTGAATAACAGGACACCTCATGTACGTATACGACCAGTATGACCAGCACATCATCGAGGATCGCGTGCGTCAGTTCCGTGATCAGATTCGCCGCTATCTGGCTGGTGAGCTGACCGACGCGGAACTGCTGCCTCTTCGCCTGCAGAATGGCCTGTACATTCAGCGCTACGCGCCGATGCTGCGCATTGCCGTGCCTTATGGGCTGTTGTCCTCTACTCAGATCCGCAAGCTGGCCGACATCACCCGCAAGTACGACAAGGGTTATGCCCACATCAGTACACGGACCAACGTACAGCTCAACTGGCCGGCCCTGGAGGACGTCCCGGACATCCTCGCCGAGCTGGCGACGGTCCAGATGCACGCCATCCAGACCAGCGGCAACTGCATCCGCAATACCACTACCGACCAGTTCGCTGGCGTTGCCAAGGATGAGCTGATCGATCCTCGTCCGTGGTGCGAGATCATTCGTCAGTGGTCGACCTTCCATCCTGAGTTCGCCTTCCTGCCGCGCAAGTTCAAGATTGCCGTGAACGGCGCTGCGAGTGACCGCGCCGCTATCGAGGTGCACGATATCGGCCTCGAAGCGGTGAAGAACGATGCTGGTGAACTGGGTTTCCGGGTGTCGGTCGGTGGCGGCCTGGGCCGCACGCCCATCGTTGGCAGCTTCATCAACGAGTTCCTGCCCTGGCAGCACCTGTTGACCTATCTCGACGCCATCCTGCGTGTTTACAACCGCTACGGCCGTCGCGACAACAAGTTCAAGGCCCGGATCAAGATCCTGGTCAAAGCGCTCACGCCTGAGGTGTTCGCCGAGCGCGTCGACGCCGAGTGGGCGCACCTGAAGGACGGCCCGAACACCCTGACCGAAGCCGAAGTCGAGCGCATCGGCCAGTTTTTCGTCGACCCGACCTACAAGACGCTGGAAGACCAGAGTGACGCGCTCGCGCAGCTGGACGCCGAGCATCCCGGCTTTGCCCGCTGGCGCGAGCGCAACGTGGTAGCGCACAAGAAGCCCGGTTACGCCGCCGTAACGCTGTCGTTGAAAAGCACCGGCGTGGCGCCAGGCGATGTCACCGACAAACAGCTCGATACCATCGCCGACCTGGCCGATCGTTACAGCTTCGGCGAAGTGCGCAATTCCCACGAGCAGAACATGATCCTGGCCGATGTCGAACAGTCCCGCTTGTTCGAGCTGTGGAATGAACTGCGCGAACTCGGCGTTGCGACGCCAAACATCGGCCTGCTGACCGATATCATCTGCTGCCCTGGCGGCGATTTCTGCTCGCTGGCCAACGCCAAGTCGATCCCGATTGCTGAAGCCATTCAGCGTCGCTTCGATGATATGGACTACCTGTTCGATATCGGCGACATCGACCTGAACATCTCCGGCTGCATGAACGCGTGCGGCCATCACCATGTAGGCCACATCGGCATTCTCGGCGTGGACAAGAAGGGCGCGGAGTTCTACCAGGTGTCGCTCGGTGGCAGTTCCGGCCGTAACGCCAGCCTCGGCCAGATACTCGGCCCGTCCTTCGCTCAGGACGCGATGCCTGACGTGATCGAAAAGATCATTGGCGTCTACGTGGAGCAACGTACCGAAGATGAACAGTTTCTCGACACTTTCCGCCGTATCGGTATCGACCCCTTCAAGGAGCGCGTCTATGCAGCGAATCATTAAGGACGGGCAGGTCATCGACGAGACCTGGCACCTGCTGCCCAAAGATGTGACCCTGGACAGCCTGTCCAATTGTGACGATTTGCTCGTACCCTTCCAGCTATGGCTCGATCACGCTCATGCGTTGAAAGCGCGTGATGGCGGCCTGGGCATCTGGCTGGACGCTGACGAAGCGGTGGAAGACATTGCCGATGACCTGGAGCATTTCCAGGTGATTGCGCTCAATTTCCCCACCTTCACCGATGGTCGCCATTACTCCAGCGCACGCTTGCTACGTGAGCGTTATGCCTACAAGGGAGAAATTCGGGCGATCGGTGATGTGCTGCGTGATCAGCTGTTCTACATGCGGCGTTGCGGTTTCGATGCCTTCGCCATCCGGCCTGATCGCGACCCCTATGATGCGCTGCATAGCCTGGAGGATTTCAGCGTCACCTACCAGGCCGCCGCTGATGAGCCGCTTCCGCTGTTCCGTCGCCGGCAGGGATGACCCACGCAATAAAGCAAAACCCGCCACTCGGCGGGTTTTTCGTTTTAGCTATACATCCAGAAGTTGGGATGCTCGATCGGAACAGCCTCGCTCTGCTGCTGCCGGCCGAAGATAACCCTGAATCGATCTGCTAGTGCTTTCATGCGAAACCCCGCTGCGTTGAAGTAGCCGTAGCTTCTGCCAAATGAGCGGCGGGATAAAATGCGCTTTGGCTATGGCCTCGATAGCGGCGAGGCCTTCGTCGCTCCTCAGTCGAGGCGCACCAGCAGCCGTCCGGCTTGCTGCCCTTTCAGCATTCGCTCGATGGCTGCAGGCAACTGCTCCAGCGAAGTCTCGTGCGCAAGGCCATCCAGGCCTGGCAGCTTCCACTGCACCGACAACCGGTCCCACATGGAGGCTTTGACCACCAGCGGGATTTCCACCGAATCGACGCCAAGCAGGTTCACCCCGCGCAGGATGAACGGCAGGACGCTGGCCTGAAAATTCGTGCCGGCGGTCAGGCCGCAACATGCCACGCTAGCGCCACGCTGAAGCGACTTGACGACATTGAACAATATATCGCCGCCGACCGTATCCACGGAGCCTGCCCATTGCTCTCGCAGCAGCGGCTTCTCGATGCCAGCCTGCAGGGCGCTTCGCTCCAGGACCTGCTTGGCGCCGAGTCCGGTGAGAAAGTCGGCCTGGTCGGGCTTACCGGTAACCGCCGCGACGTTGTAACCGAGGCTGGCCAGCAACGCGACCGCAATGCTGCCGACGCCACCTGTTGCACCAGTCACCAGTACCGGTGCATCGGTCGGCTCGAGCCCCGCCTGCTCGAGCTTGTCTACGCAGAGCGCAGCGGTCAGCCCGGCGGTGCCCAGTATCATGGCCTCTCGCAGGGAGAGCCCGGCGGGACGCTTGATCACCCAGGCCGCCGGCACGCGAATGTACTGGCCGAAACCACCCGCGGTGTTCATGCCCAGGTCATAACCGGTCACGATGACCTCATCACCTGCAGCAAACTCGGCAGCACTCGACTCGGCAACGACACCGGCAGCATCGATGCCGGGCGTGTGCGGAAAATTGCGCGTCACACCACGATTACCGCTGGCCGAGAGCGCATCCTTGTAGTTCAGGGAAGAAAACTGGACACGGATCAGCACCTCGCCAGCGGGTAGCTCATCAATGCTCCGCTCGACGACCCGCGTCTCGAATCGGCCATTGGCGCCTTCGCTGGCCTGCAATGCCTTAAAGCTTTCCATCGATACCCCCGTCATTGCCAGAATCGCTGTTCGTTGAGGCGCGTCCAACCTTTCAACACGCTCTGCTCCAAGGCGGCGCTGGCCGCCATGCCGAATCGCTCAGGAAGACTTTTCTTTTCCGCGTAGTGCAGCTGGTAAAGGTCCGCTTCACGGGCTCTCGAGGCCAGATACTCGTCACTGGTCTTCAGCTCATCCACCAACTGCTTGCCCAGCGCGGAAATACCCAGCCAGACCTCACCGGTAGCGACATCGTCGATGGCGACCTGTTGGCGATAGCGCGCCACGAAATTCTTGAACAATTCGTGCGTGGTCTCCAAGTCGTCCTGGAATTTCTCTCGGCCTTTCTCGGTGTTCTCGCCGAAGATCGTCAGGGTGCGCTTGTACTCACCGGCCGTCAGCACCTCGACGTCCACATCGTGTTTTTTCAGCAACCGATGGACGTTGGGCAATTGAGCAACGACACCGATCGAACCGAGAATCGCAAAGGGGGCACTGAGAATCTTCTCGCCGATGCAGGCCATCATATAGCCACCGCTCGCCGCGACCTTGTCGACGCAGACCGTCAGCGGCACGCCCGCATCGCGGATGCGAACCAGCTGTGATGCCGCAAGGCCGTAGCCGTGCACCATGCCCCCGCCGCTTTCCAGGCGCAGGACGACCTCGTCCTGAGGGGTGGCCATGGTTAGCACCGCGGTGATCTCGTGTCGCAGGCTCTCGACGGCGGACGCCTTGATGTCCCCATCGAAGTCGAGCACGAAAACCCGCGGGCGAGTTTCGGGATTCTTTTTCGCCAGCTTGGCCGCCTTGGCCTCGCGCTTGCGCTGCAGCTTGAGCTGCTCCTTCTCGATCATGGACTGCTCGAGACGCTCACGCATCGACTTATAGAAGTCGTTGAGTTTGTGTACTTCCAGGTGGCCGCCCGCTTGCTTGGTCCGCCCACGCCGTAGCGATGCGAGCGCTATGAGAACCACCAGCACGGCGGCTACCAGCGTCACGGTCTTAGCCAGAAAGCTTGCATAGTCAGCAAGAAACTCCACAGGTCCCCCTTGAATCCATCGCCGCCAGTAGAACCGTTCTGATTGGCGTAAGCCGTCAAGCATACCGACTACGCGCTGATTTGAGCAGCGCCAGCCAATTCAAACAAACGTA
This DNA window, taken from Stutzerimonas stutzeri, encodes the following:
- a CDS encoding cobaltochelatase subunit CobN; the encoded protein is MSIVFRWAGLVFSLLLAPLVQAGQIKAIISQYSAAEFASAVALLKARQPDAIIDARTPEQLSEWPDARVGEWLEGGATLLAVGVFGPEVERLRPLLEGHSSGDRYIMHSDQGLVAMSRIDGRPVFRDREQATRLGAEKPGEDLANWVRALGDANPDQAEWIEARSYWVSGGSENIARLLSWLSDEKGSRQVMPAEARPALRFYQDGRTLDASELVWRGDSMVAVIDHGRADRRGDADLNDALCQTLQQRDIACVSLLGGWGDGTLQALKWLESGAHPPLAAVVVLQDFVLGGGEGRQQATDILQRLDVPVIKAVRLDDRDENAWQLSSDGLGRDKVHYQLAMPELQGSSQPMVLAAWEPAQIDPNSGIRFGFSQPLPSRVEALAARIHHWQQLQRKANQNKRVAIIYYNHPPGRHNIGADNLDVPQSLLAILRRLKAEGYNTGELPATSEALLGLLQEQGVNLPEQGDALAAMAPKVPGLDRDEYLRWFRTLPSALQAEMEHGPLGYWNAQMRRALQASHLEIARQTLRDGSSELHHLLDGVEHPARDRALRLLGQLEEFYERALEQPGLASWGEADELIEALAATGIEGLRGWGEAPGQVMVQGDRMVFPGLRLGNVFLGPQPPRGWEVDEELLHANLVFPPPHQYLGFYHWLRDGFKADALVHLGRHSTYEFLPRRRAGLSAEDYPMQIVSDLPSLYPYIVDGVGEGIQAKRRGLAVMIDHLTPPLVATPLYDDLLTLRQLIESFEAGAGGTEGPARRATIAEIKRLVSQSGLEPELRDSMAEPLAARGIDFEQADDELLVHEVGHYLTNIQERFMPLGLHVFGKPWADEAVDTLMASMGTERTQYRQALVDSPDAEMAALIHALEGGFVAPGKGNDPIRTPEALPTGRNFHALDSSLLPSRIGWRIGQELADRARERPMPEGGREAVILWASDTVRDEGAMVAFGLDLLGVEPVWNSRGIVEGLKRQPLAKHRERRDLMFTTSGLFRDLYADQLALLERGVLLALDGASNTIRRDYPALRTALDAALQPIGALAVGGDEPLSRNRVAASWVKDAARRLDAGAADEQAGSLSALRLFGVAPGAYGAGINTLVERSGSWQDRGELARSYINRMGHAYGMQHNGEPVQAVFEDGLKRVSRTYLGRSSNLYGLMDNNDAFDYLGGLSMAVEHLSGQAPANFVSWHNDPTQVRLEPLQQALLAELRGRFLNPAWIKALMQHDYAGARTMGSEFLEYLWGWQVTNPDIIQDSAWEEVKAVYLDDRYELGVDSFLEQGANVHVKTNMLAIMLVAIHKGFWQADEQTRQALGEAFATLVAANGLPGSGHTRPDHPMIEWLLPQLPADRREALRARLDAALSEPQQRTAVPTAISEIQPAASEPPIEQTEVSAEEGASVSRYLWLAALIVLLLLGIGVWRGRGASFREGGERA
- a CDS encoding DUF2970 domain-containing protein, with translation MNDDKQPKSLTFRQMLQSVLAGALGVQSGKNRERDFSQGKPSHFILLGVGFTVAFVLIILGVVKLVLYLAGL
- a CDS encoding nitrite/sulfite reductase; translation: MYVYDQYDQHIIEDRVRQFRDQIRRYLAGELTDAELLPLRLQNGLYIQRYAPMLRIAVPYGLLSSTQIRKLADITRKYDKGYAHISTRTNVQLNWPALEDVPDILAELATVQMHAIQTSGNCIRNTTTDQFAGVAKDELIDPRPWCEIIRQWSTFHPEFAFLPRKFKIAVNGAASDRAAIEVHDIGLEAVKNDAGELGFRVSVGGGLGRTPIVGSFINEFLPWQHLLTYLDAILRVYNRYGRRDNKFKARIKILVKALTPEVFAERVDAEWAHLKDGPNTLTEAEVERIGQFFVDPTYKTLEDQSDALAQLDAEHPGFARWRERNVVAHKKPGYAAVTLSLKSTGVAPGDVTDKQLDTIADLADRYSFGEVRNSHEQNMILADVEQSRLFELWNELRELGVATPNIGLLTDIICCPGGDFCSLANAKSIPIAEAIQRRFDDMDYLFDIGDIDLNISGCMNACGHHHVGHIGILGVDKKGAEFYQVSLGGSSGRNASLGQILGPSFAQDAMPDVIEKIIGVYVEQRTEDEQFLDTFRRIGIDPFKERVYAANH
- a CDS encoding DUF934 domain-containing protein translates to MQRIIKDGQVIDETWHLLPKDVTLDSLSNCDDLLVPFQLWLDHAHALKARDGGLGIWLDADEAVEDIADDLEHFQVIALNFPTFTDGRHYSSARLLRERYAYKGEIRAIGDVLRDQLFYMRRCGFDAFAIRPDRDPYDALHSLEDFSVTYQAAADEPLPLFRRRQG
- a CDS encoding YhdH/YhfP family quinone oxidoreductase, which codes for MESFKALQASEGANGRFETRVVERSIDELPAGEVLIRVQFSSLNYKDALSASGNRGVTRNFPHTPGIDAAGVVAESSAAEFAAGDEVIVTGYDLGMNTAGGFGQYIRVPAAWVIKRPAGLSLREAMILGTAGLTAALCVDKLEQAGLEPTDAPVLVTGATGGVGSIAVALLASLGYNVAAVTGKPDQADFLTGLGAKQVLERSALQAGIEKPLLREQWAGSVDTVGGDILFNVVKSLQRGASVACCGLTAGTNFQASVLPFILRGVNLLGVDSVEIPLVVKASMWDRLSVQWKLPGLDGLAHETSLEQLPAAIERMLKGQQAGRLLVRLD
- the sohB gene encoding protease SohB, which gives rise to MEFLADYASFLAKTVTLVAAVLVVLIALASLRRGRTKQAGGHLEVHKLNDFYKSMRERLEQSMIEKEQLKLQRKREAKAAKLAKKNPETRPRVFVLDFDGDIKASAVESLRHEITAVLTMATPQDEVVLRLESGGGMVHGYGLAASQLVRIRDAGVPLTVCVDKVAASGGYMMACIGEKILSAPFAILGSIGVVAQLPNVHRLLKKHDVDVEVLTAGEYKRTLTIFGENTEKGREKFQDDLETTHELFKNFVARYRQQVAIDDVATGEVWLGISALGKQLVDELKTSDEYLASRAREADLYQLHYAEKKSLPERFGMAASAALEQSVLKGWTRLNEQRFWQ